A genome region from Microbacterium sp. CGR2 includes the following:
- a CDS encoding ATP-binding protein, translated as MTALTIGATIEDADTPARLDARRFNRHTFWCGQSGSGKTYALGVVLEQLLLHTELPLLILDPNADFVRLGEVRPTTAEPDATRLADLDVRVFRSGRADGERLRVRYVDLSPAAKAAVLQIDPVADAEEYNALLHTDVSTEEFDAAEMVRGLRATGDPAKARLANRMENLQVLEWELWSRGKASVVDTIDARPRATVLDLGGFDHPVEPKVAALAVLEHLWMRREERRPVLIVIDEAHNLCSPQPATAVERELTARLIQIAAEGRKFGLWLFLSTQRPTKIHPNVLSQCDNLGLMRVNAPRDLAELADVFGFASDEAIRRAQSFHQGQALFAGGFIAESTFVQMGERLTYEAGGDVRVPLRE; from the coding sequence ATGACCGCACTGACCATCGGGGCGACGATCGAGGACGCGGACACACCTGCTCGACTGGATGCGCGTCGCTTCAACCGGCATACGTTCTGGTGCGGTCAGAGCGGGAGCGGCAAGACCTACGCGCTCGGTGTCGTGCTCGAGCAGCTGCTGCTGCACACTGAACTTCCGCTGCTCATCCTCGACCCGAACGCGGATTTCGTCCGACTCGGAGAGGTGCGTCCCACTACTGCGGAGCCCGACGCGACTCGTTTGGCGGACCTCGACGTGCGCGTGTTCCGTTCCGGGCGCGCTGACGGTGAGCGGCTGCGCGTGAGATATGTCGACCTCTCACCGGCGGCCAAGGCGGCGGTGCTGCAGATCGACCCGGTCGCGGATGCCGAGGAGTACAACGCGCTGCTCCACACCGACGTGTCGACAGAGGAGTTCGACGCGGCTGAGATGGTCCGCGGTCTGCGTGCGACCGGCGATCCGGCGAAAGCACGTCTTGCCAACCGCATGGAGAACCTGCAGGTCCTCGAGTGGGAACTATGGTCGCGCGGTAAAGCATCGGTCGTCGACACGATCGATGCGAGGCCGCGCGCCACCGTTCTCGACCTGGGCGGGTTCGATCACCCGGTGGAGCCGAAAGTGGCGGCCCTCGCCGTCCTGGAGCATCTGTGGATGCGGCGTGAGGAACGTCGCCCGGTATTGATCGTCATCGACGAGGCCCACAACCTGTGTTCGCCGCAGCCGGCCACGGCGGTGGAGCGGGAACTGACGGCCCGGCTCATCCAGATCGCCGCTGAAGGCCGGAAGTTCGGTCTCTGGCTTTTCCTCTCGACGCAGCGACCGACCAAGATTCACCCGAACGTGCTCTCCCAGTGCGACAACCTCGGGTTGATGCGGGTGAACGCCCCGAGGGACCTGGCGGAGCTTGCGGACGTCTTCGGTTTCGCCTCGGATGAGGCGATCCGGCGGGCACAGTCCTTCCATCAGGGGCAGGCGCTGTTCGCCGGGGGCTTCATCGCCGAGTCCACCTTCGTGCAGATGGGGGAGCGGTTGACCTATGAGGCCGGCGGCGACGTCCGCGTGCCGTTGCGCGAGTAA
- a CDS encoding GNAT family N-acetyltransferase — MESLALRLWQDDDLSLLHRANTPEMTAHLNGPETEEQIAERHARYLRLVSAGDAKMFAIVADGRSVGSIGSWKVRWRDRDALETGWFVLPEAQGRGVAAQALGLLIDEELLHADGPDTMVAFPEVDNGASNAVCRRAGFRLEGSFTEAFRGRPLVMNEWVRDLRVR, encoded by the coding sequence ATGGAATCCCTTGCTCTCCGCCTCTGGCAGGATGACGATCTCTCTCTCCTTCATCGGGCCAACACCCCCGAGATGACCGCACATCTGAACGGTCCGGAGACCGAGGAGCAGATCGCCGAACGGCACGCACGCTACCTGCGGCTCGTGTCAGCAGGCGACGCCAAGATGTTCGCGATCGTCGCAGACGGGCGTTCTGTCGGCTCGATCGGCTCGTGGAAAGTGCGCTGGCGTGACCGCGATGCCCTCGAGACCGGCTGGTTCGTCCTCCCGGAGGCGCAGGGCCGAGGTGTCGCCGCTCAGGCTCTTGGGCTCCTGATCGACGAGGAGCTCCTTCACGCTGACGGCCCGGACACGATGGTCGCCTTCCCCGAGGTCGACAACGGTGCATCGAACGCTGTGTGCCGCCGGGCAGGTTTCCGCCTCGAGGGTTCTTTCACCGAAGCATTCCGCGGGCGCCCCCTCGTCATGAACGAATGGGTGCGCGACCTCCGGGTGCGGTGA